One Glaciihabitans arcticus DNA window includes the following coding sequences:
- a CDS encoding trypsin-like serine protease, which yields MSVFRGLVGTFAVGALALGSLCLPAVAMADDAAPVMADYPASEFRAEAAALPDELVEALADNPGISGAEYLAQAQAGIDAAAVLESLESDGVTVLGSRLDDATLVVNVATAADASAVAATGATADLGAPSTLDFDVPDIELKAGPELRGGQAFYYQSGAGMYRCSIGFTGYAVATGARQLSTAGHCQNDGSHRSGYYTFLDQSAPGSGFSFTTKNIGKTVAGTFRLGNGYDAGVMTVSSAFTPLPEFETWGESSGSAAILDRVPAIKGATVCKSGATTGWTCGEILEVDYAQSVGGVTGKINSIVTNACMLGGDSGGPALMGNAAIGINSWGSAVHCGDPWTPQNTDGDIAGFFPLDSVKAGAASAQRQFGSKFEIGVAVGSAQVTPATSVEYDGVISGTLANGNIRHNVALFVDGGTTAYTGAVGPDGSWSVRIRGISPGDHTVRARGGFGSWSKGALSAPVAVTVEAPPLYAVLESDSPIPGAVALSQSDFGTAPVVYLTTNASTADTLAAISAASRSGGPVLLTPADALPGVVASEILRLAPERIVIAGDATAVTDALVKRLYSLAPTVVRMARPQLDAVTLSAALGAPFSLASATQVYAANGVVTPEPDTAAPVAPAVKAPQAPSAPAVVTPTAVVGTAATPVVIRSFVFMLGIERDPRIEPLRR from the coding sequence GTGTCGGTTTTCAGGGGGCTCGTCGGCACCTTCGCCGTGGGCGCGCTCGCGCTCGGCTCGCTCTGCCTGCCCGCCGTGGCGATGGCGGATGACGCGGCGCCCGTCATGGCGGACTACCCTGCCTCCGAGTTCCGCGCCGAGGCCGCAGCACTCCCCGACGAGCTCGTCGAGGCGCTCGCCGACAACCCCGGAATCTCCGGTGCCGAGTACCTCGCCCAGGCCCAGGCCGGCATCGACGCGGCGGCCGTTCTCGAGTCGCTGGAGTCCGACGGCGTCACTGTTCTCGGTTCGAGACTGGATGACGCGACCCTCGTGGTCAACGTCGCGACGGCGGCAGACGCCTCAGCCGTGGCCGCGACCGGCGCGACAGCGGATCTCGGCGCCCCGTCGACGCTCGACTTCGATGTGCCGGACATCGAGCTCAAGGCTGGGCCGGAGCTGCGCGGCGGACAGGCTTTCTACTACCAGTCGGGCGCGGGCATGTACCGCTGCTCGATCGGCTTCACCGGCTATGCGGTCGCGACGGGGGCGCGCCAGCTCTCGACCGCCGGACACTGCCAGAACGACGGCAGTCACCGCAGCGGCTACTACACCTTCCTCGACCAGTCCGCGCCCGGCTCGGGCTTCAGCTTCACGACGAAGAACATCGGCAAGACCGTGGCCGGGACCTTCCGCCTCGGCAACGGCTACGACGCCGGCGTGATGACCGTCTCGAGTGCGTTCACGCCGCTGCCCGAGTTCGAGACCTGGGGTGAGAGCAGCGGGTCGGCCGCGATCCTCGACCGGGTTCCCGCCATCAAGGGCGCGACGGTCTGCAAGTCGGGGGCGACCACCGGCTGGACCTGTGGCGAGATCCTCGAGGTCGACTACGCGCAGTCCGTCGGCGGCGTGACCGGCAAGATCAACAGCATCGTCACCAACGCCTGCATGCTGGGCGGCGACAGCGGCGGACCGGCGCTGATGGGCAACGCAGCTATCGGCATCAATTCGTGGGGGTCCGCGGTGCACTGCGGCGACCCGTGGACGCCGCAGAACACCGACGGCGACATCGCCGGCTTCTTCCCGCTCGACTCGGTCAAGGCCGGCGCGGCGTCCGCGCAGCGCCAGTTCGGGTCGAAGTTCGAGATCGGCGTCGCCGTCGGCAGCGCGCAGGTCACTCCCGCCACGAGCGTCGAATACGACGGCGTGATCAGCGGCACCCTGGCGAACGGCAACATCCGCCACAACGTCGCCCTGTTCGTCGACGGCGGAACCACCGCCTACACCGGCGCGGTCGGCCCCGACGGATCCTGGAGCGTGCGCATCCGCGGCATCAGCCCGGGCGACCACACGGTTCGGGCACGCGGCGGCTTCGGATCGTGGTCGAAGGGCGCGCTGAGCGCTCCAGTAGCGGTCACCGTCGAGGCGCCTCCGCTGTACGCGGTGCTCGAGAGTGATTCGCCGATTCCGGGCGCCGTCGCCCTGTCGCAGTCCGATTTCGGCACCGCGCCCGTCGTCTACCTGACCACTAACGCATCGACGGCTGACACTCTCGCCGCGATCTCCGCCGCGTCCCGCTCGGGCGGACCCGTGCTGCTGACACCCGCCGACGCGCTGCCGGGAGTCGTGGCATCCGAGATCCTGCGGCTCGCCCCGGAGCGCATCGTCATCGCGGGCGACGCGACAGCCGTCACCGACGCTCTCGTCAAGCGGCTCTACTCCCTTGCCCCGACAGTGGTGAGGATGGCGCGGCCGCAACTCGACGCCGTGACGCTGTCCGCCGCCCTGGGCGCGCCGTTCAGCCTCGCGAGTGCTACGCAGGTCTACGCGGCCAACGGGGTCGTCACGCCGGAGCCCGACACCGCCGCACCGGTCGCCCCCGCCGTGAAGGCACCCCAGGCGCCGAGCGCGCCGGCCGTCGTTACCCCGACCGCGGTCGTCGGAACCGCTGCGACGCCGGTCGTCATCCGGAGCTTTGTGTTCATGCTCGGAATCGAACGCGACCCGAGGATCGAGCCGCTGCGCCGCTAG